CCGCGCAGGGCGGCGCTTCCGCAGCAGGTTGGGGCTTTGTCAAGAATAATGCGCTTCCACCGTCCGATTACCTTTCACTCCTCTTTCCAGGCGGCCCGTCGCTGTCGTTTTCGGAAAATTTCGGTTATATCGGTGTGGTTGCTGCCCTGCTGGCGATTGCGGTTGTTGTCTTTGGAATGATTGGAGTAATACGCGGCAAAAGCCCGTCGAGCGAATGGGGTTTTTCTACCGTTCTGGCAGTGTTTGGCTTGCTTTACGCGCTGGCAACTCCTCTCGCGCAAGGCTTTTATTTCGCGGTTCCAGGCCTGGCGCAAATGGGCGGAACCGGACGAGCTTTTATTCTCTGGACGTTAGGCGTTGCGCTTTTGGCAGCGTTTGCCCTTGAGCTGTTGCGTGCAAAAGTACGGTCAAATTCGACCGTACTTTCATGCGGCGTTCTGGTTCTTCTTTCACTGGAATTATTCGCGGCCAACTGGAATGTGCAACCGACAGCCGCGCGCGAAGCGATTTATCCGCAAACCGAACTCCTTACCTTTTTGCAAGAGCAAACAAAGGGCGGCGGGCGCATTTTGTTTCTTACGCCGCGCCAGAGTTGGCTTCCCTCTGAAGCGTTGCGCGAAGGCACGCATCCACGCGGCGTGTTGCCTCCCAATGGCGCAACGATTTATGGACTCAACGACGTGAACGGCTACGATTCGCTCGCGCCTCTGAGTTACCGGAATTTCGTCGCCGACGGTGAAAACGCTCCGGTTTCGCCGCCGCTTAACGGCAACATGATTTTGTTGGAGAATATCGAATCGCCGTCGCTTGACCAGCTCGATGTGCGGTGGGTTGTTTCGGAAAAGGCGCTCGATTCGCAGTCGCTAGGCGACTACAAAAAAATCGACAACTGTTTCGTTTATTCACGCAACGTCGGCGATTCTCCCAAACTGAGCGGCCTCGATTTCGCGCCCGGCGTGCGCGACGGCCAATACCAGCCGCAATCGTTTCGACTGGGAGCGTTTATTTCTTTGTGCACTTTGGCTTTGTGCGCCTTCGTGTGGAGCGCGCACCACAAAAAATCATGAGCGACCTTTTAGCAATTATCGGCGGCACCGGCTTGGATTTGCGCGCGACACTGGGCGAAACACGCGATGAAATTGTCGAGACACGCTGGGGAACGGCGTTTGTCACGCACGCGATGTATGAAGGCCGTCCGCTTGTTTTTCTGCATCGCCATACGCCTGCGCCGAGAAGTTATTTGCCGCCGCACCGTGTGAATTATCGCGCCAATATCGCCGCCTTGAAGCAACTCGGTGCGACCGCGATATTCGCATCGTTTGCCACCGGAAGTCTGCGCCCAACGTGGCCGCCGGGAACCCTGGTTTTACTGAACGACTTCGCCGACTTCACACCGGGCCGCGCGACAACTTTTTTCGACGACCGCGCGGTTCATGCCGATATGACGGAGCCATTTTGCCCACGGCTCCGCGCGTTGTTGCGTGAAACCGCCGCCGATTTGAATCTACCGCTTGAAGACGGCGGAACCTACGTTTGCGCCAACGGCCCGCGCTTCGAGACCCCTGCCGAAATCCGCTTTTATGCTCGCGTTGGCGATGTTATCGGCATGACGGGTTGCCCTGAAATCGCCCTCGCGCGCGAAGCGAATATCGCGTATGCCGGAATTGCTATCGCCACCAACTTCGCCGCTGGCCTTTTGCCGCAACCGCTGACGCAGCTTGAAGTCGTCGAAGCGATGAAAGCCGCCCTCCCGCGTGTGCGTGAAGTGTTTCTCGCCGCCGCGCTCGATTACCGCGACGATGCTGCTGCCCCTTCGCGCCGCGTCACCGAAGAATACGGCTTCCCTTCAGTTGTTTGAAGTACGGTCGAATGCGACCGTACCTTAGAGCAAGGCTTGCGCATCGTCGCGTGTGGGCAGCGACGGGATTGCTCCTGCGCGCTGTGTTGCAAACGCACCACAGGCATTGGCAAAGTGCAACGACGAATCGATATCGCCACACAGGAATTCGTCAAACGATGGCGCACTGGCGATTTCCGACAGCAAACCCGCGACGAAAGCATCGCCTGCGCCAAGCGTATCAACCGCGTTGACTTTAAGGCCCACCACGGTGCCGCTGCGACCTTTGGTGAAGTACATCGCGCCTTCGGCGCCGCGCGTCACAGCGAGAAAACGCGGCCCAGCAGCAAGGACTTTCTCCGCGCCCTCGTTGAAATCGTCGGTGCCGGTGATAAATTCCCATTCTTCATCGGCGATTTTCACGATGTCCGATTCGGCCATCATTTTCCAGATCAGCGTGTGTGCCCGCTCGTAATTGGGCCAAATCGAAGGACGCCAGTTCGGGTCGAACGAAACCAGAACGCCGTTCTTGCGAGCTTCGCGTGCTGCGGCGAATTGCGCATTGCGACAGGGATTCTCGCTCAGGCTGACGCTGCCGCAGTGAAAAATTTGTGTACCCTCGTAATTCAGACCGGCGACATCGCCGTTGGTCAAAAGGGCGTCCGCGCCAGGATTGCGGTAAAAGCAAATGTCCTTTTTGCCATCGGTGCGCGTGGCCACAAAAGCAATCGACGTGCGCGCCTGGTCTGTCGTGGTGAGCGGCGCGACATCGACATTTTCATCCGCCAGGACAGCGCGCAGCCAGTGACCAAACGGATCTTCGCCGACTTTTCCGACAAAGGTCGAAGAAACGCCCAACCGGGCCAGCCCCGCCGCAACATTTGCCGGCGCGCCGCCGGGCGCTTTGAGAAAGCGCGGCGCTTCTGCAAGCCCATCCCCAACATCCGAAACCATATCGACCAGCAGTTCTCCCAGACAAATCGCGCGCGCCATTTTGTTCTCCCTCATCGCTTCTCTTTGTTGTTCGTCTCAACGTTCGTGTGCGCGTCAATTTTAGCCGACAACGCAGAGTTGGTAAAATATCCAGGGTTTGCGAACAGAGGGCCGGCTCGAAATCGACGGGGCTTTTAGGTCGCAGCGCAAGGAGACACATGAAGTTTTGGATTTTCTTGATGGCATTCGCTGTCACAGTCGCTTCGGCGAACGCACAGACACGGTCGGGACAGGCCGCGTATCACTACCACTCGTCGCAGATGATTACCGCCTCGCGTTATGAACCGACGGGTTCAGTTCTCGATGTGACCAATCCTCAGAATGGCAAAACCGTGCGCGTACGCGTCACCGGCGCCGGCCCCTACAACGGCAATCGCATTCTCGATTTATCGACCGGCGCGTTTAGCAAGCTTTATAACGGCACAGGTCGCGGCGTCGGGCCGGTGCGTTACACCGTGGTTTCGCGCGGTGGAGGTGCCCGAGCCGGACAAGTGAGCCGCCGCAAATATCGCAGTTCCCGCTCAGGCCGTCAGCGTTAAGTACGGTCGAAATCGACCGTACTTTTATGAGCTACTTTTTCCCCGGACTCTGGCATTTCGCCGCAGCGCTCGCTTTTGCGGCGGCGCTGGGTGAAGTGGGTTCGGGCGACGCGCTCTTCTGGTTGCGGCAGCCGCTTTTTTCAATCGCGCTTGTTCTGGGTTCATCGGCCTTGTTCTTTGTGCCCGATGCGTGGTCGAAAAAAGGGCTGCTCAAATTTCTGCACTATCCATTGCCCGATTGGGACGTTCTTTTGCTCGGCCCTGCATCGCACCGCAATTGGCTGACGCATTCGCCCATTCTCCCCGCCCTTTGCTGTGCGCTCGTTTGGAAATTTCCTCAACTGATGAACACGTCCTATTTTGCGCACGCCGCCGCCGGTCTTTCCGTTGGCGTCGCAAGCCATTTATTCTGGGATTGCGTCGGCTCCCGCTCGCACTCCATTGTTGTCGTGCCCTACTGGACGAAAATGCGTGCGGCCACGTCGCGCTTATGGCTGCTTGCGGGCGCCGCGACCTGTCTGGGTATCGCCGCTCGCTTTGGTGTTTTGCCGCCGCTTTCGTCGTGGATCAAGCAGATTTCTGCTTCGCCGCAACATCAGGCGCAAATCGCAGCCCTCGTTCCTGCTATGAATACCGAAATCAAACCTGTCCTCGTGGCGCGCGGCGTCGAGTTTCCCGAAGGGCCGTCGATTGTCTGGAACGACCAACTGTTATGCGTCGATATTCCGACGGCGCGCATCGTGACCGTTGATAAGAACCAGACCGACGGCACCGTTGTCGAATGGCTCAACACGTCGTTAGGAAAAGCGGCGACGCCGAACGGAGCCGAACCAACGACCGACGACGAAACCGCGACCGAAACACCCGAGGCCGCAGAGCCAAAGGCCGAAGCACGCGTTGAGCCGGAAATCAAAGGGAAGCCCAACGGCAGCAAGTTTCACAACGGCGTGCTTTATGTTTGCGACAGCGGGCGCAAGCAAATGCTAGCCATCGACGAGAACAAAAACGTGCGCGTGATTGCCGATGCCACCACTGGCGATTTACAAAACGGCCCGAACGATTGCGCCTTCGACGCCAAAGGCAACTTCTTTTTCTCCGACCCAAACTACGATGGCAAAACCGCGAGTGTTTACTGGAGCCGCGCCGAAAAAGGCGATAACGAATTCGACCGTAAGTGGACAACCGTCAAATTCGCGCCCGGCTTCGAGTTCCCGAATGGCGTTGCTGTTGGCAAGGATGGCGCGGTGTATATCGCCGAAACGCATCAGAATCGCATCTGGCGATATGAGCGCAAGCCCGATGGAAGCGCCGGAATCGGCACTGTCTGGTGCGAGTTGCCGCCGGGAGAAGGCAAATGGGACGGGCCGGATGGCATTGCCTTCGACAGCAAAGGCCGTTTGTTTGTCGCGCACCTGGGCACAGGCAAAATCGAAGTCATTTCACCTGATGGCAAAACGGTTCTGGCACGATTGGACGCTGGTGGAAAAAGTCCGACAAATATCTGTTTCTCGCCCGACGAACGGACGTTATATATCACGGAAACCCAGACCAAAGCGATTTATTCGCTCGATATTTCAGGTTTATAGGCGCGTGAAAAGTACCGTCGATTTCGACCGTACTTTGACCCGAGCGCGCTTGCGCCTTATAATGTGTGAGTCTCTAAAGGAAAGTATTCATGTTTCGTAGCCGTCCGGTTCAATATCTGGGGCTGTTGCTCCTCGTTCTGGCGTGTCTCGCCGTCATCTTTTTCCCAATCGGCCCCGCACCGCAAGCGCAGGATTACCAAATCCGCCTCGCCTCGTCGCAGCCGTTTGAAACGCTGGCCAAGGCGGCCATCGCCAAAGACAAGAAGCTCACGGGCAAAACGGCCACGCAGCTTGCCAACGACGCCATCGACAAGGCGTTTCCATCGCCCGCTCGCACCACCAAAGGCCAGTTCGAACTGGGCACGGGCGGCACCAGCGCAACCATTCTCGATTCGGCCACAACACGCTCCGAAGCCGATAAGCGCGCAAAAACCGTGGTGACGGCGCTCAGCAAAGTCTTCCCCGGCGTTGCGCTCGAAAAGGCCACGACAACTGACATCGCCGAACTTCCGGCTGACCCGACTTTACGCCTGGGCCAAACAGCCGTTTTTCCGATGCAGCGCGATACCGCGATTAAACTCGGCCTCGATTTGCAGGGCGGCGTTAACCTCGTGCTGCAAGTACGCCGCGCGCTCTTCACTTACACCTTCGACAAGAAACTTGTCACGCAGGACGAACGCGATACTTTTGCCGCCACCGTGCGCGATGCCTTGGCTAAAGCGCCCGCTGCTGCCGGTCTGGGCGCTGCCGACGTCAATGTTTCGCCCGATTCCAATCAGGTTGAAATTCGCACGCAGGCCAAAGACGAAGCCGAATTCAACGCACAGAAAGCGTCGATTGATGCTGCTCTTAAAGGCGTTGCCGGAACCAAGCTCACGCTCGCTCGCGATCCGCAGTTCTTCCAGCCGAAGTTGCAGGCGGGCGAAGACCCGAACGCGTTCGAGCAGCAACGCCTCAAGCGCACTGTTGAAATCGTGCGTTCGCGCGTCGATACGCTTGGCGTTTCCGAACCGTTGATTCAGCAGCAGGGCAACTCGCGCATCGTGGTGCAGCTCCCCGGCATTAGCGACCCCGAAAAAGCAGTGCAAACCATCGGCACGACGGCGCGCATGGAAATCTACCTGACGCCCGAAACGTTCCAGCCCGATTACACCGATCCCGGCAACGTCCGTTTCCGTGACCGCACGAGCGGCCAGTTGCTCGCCGCTTCGGAAGTCAAGAAGCGTTCCGAACTTGTTGTCGAAGGCGATCAGGTGAAACCTGTCACTTCCGCCGGTTATGCGGGTGATGTCGGCAGCGAAGCCGCGGTTTTCTTCGAACTCAACAGCGCGGGTGCCAACAAGTTCGCCGATGTCACGCGTCGTGTTGCGGGCAAAGGCCGCCTGATTCCAATTTTTCTCGACGAGCGGTGCATTTCTGCGCCGACGGTTCAAAGCGCGATCACCGGCGGCAAGGGCCAGATTTCGGGTGGTTTCAAAGACCTGCAGGAAGCACGCGAACTGGCGCTCTTGCTCAACTCGGGCGCTCTCCCCGCCCCCATTGATGTCATTGAGAACCGCACCATTTCGGCAACGCTCGGCGCCGATTCGCTGCGCAAAAGCCTTTACGCTGGTCTCATTGGTCTGGGCCTGGTTGCGATTTACATGGTCACGTTTTATCGCCTTGCCGGTTTGCTGGCGAACTTTGCGCTCATCGTTTACTGCCTCATGAACCTTGCGGCGTTTATTCTCATCGGCGGCACGCTCACGCTTCCGGGTATCGCGGGCTTCCTGCTGGCGATTGCAATGTCGCTCGACACCAACATTCTCGTCTTCGAGCGTTTGCGCGAAGAAATGGCGATTCAGCCGACCTTTGCCGCTGCACTGCGCGCTGCTTTTAGCCGCGCGTGGACTGCAATTCTCGATTCGCACGTCACAACGCTTATCGCGGCTGTCGTGCTCTTTAACTTTGGCACCGGCCCGATTAAAGGCTTCGCACTCACACTTGGCATCGGCGTTTTGCTTTCGCTTTTCTCGGCAATTTCGGTCACGCGCTTGTTCATGTGGAGCGTGGTCCACGTCGGTGAAAAGAACCAGAGCGCATTCGGCAGCGCAGCCGCAATTACGAACACAACGGTCAACGCAACAGCTAAATAAGTACGGTCGAAAACGATCGGACTCAAAACATTATGGACTTTCGCGGTAAAAACATCGATCTCGTCGGCAAAACGCCGTTGTGGTTTGGAATCTCGCTCGCGCTGATGCTTATCGGCCTTGTATCACTCGTGTCGTTCGGCCTCAACCTCGGCATCGACTTCAAGGGCGGCGGCCAGCTCACCTATCGAATTCCGGCGGCCAAGCGGCCCTCAGGAAATGAAATCGCCTTCCAACAGCAAGTGCGCGGCGCTCTGGGTGAAAAAGCCAAAGTCGCCAAAGTGCAGGTTGCCGGCGGCGACACGCTTATCATTCAAACTGACGCGCGCGACGAAAGCGAGCTGCGCGCCCAGGAGCGCACGATTTCGGCTTCGCTAGCGCAGCAGTTCGGCGAGAAGGAATTGCGTCCGATTGCTCAGGAACGCGTCGGCCCCGTCATCGGCGAGGAACTGCGACGCAGCGCCATCTGGGGCGTCACGCTGGGCGTTTTGTTTATCGCAGCGTGGATTTACATTCGCTACAACTTCGCGGGCGATGGCTTGCGTTACGCGGTCGCCGGTATTACCGCTTTGCTGCACGACGTTTTCGTGCTGGTCGGTTTGTTCGCCCTCATTGGAAGAATCGACCCGCGCATCGAAATCGACGGCGCGTTTATCGCGGCATTGCTGACGGTTGTCGGTTACTCGATCAACGACTCGGTTGTTATCTTCGACCGCATTCGTGAAAACCTGCGTTTGCGTCGCCGCGACCCGTATTTGAAAGTCGTCAACGACAGCTTGCTGGAAACAATGAGCCGCAGCGTCAACACCGGCATGACCGTTTTGATCATGCTGTTTGCCCTGCTGTTCTTCGGCGGCGGCGCGATTTACAACTTCATTCTCGCCATGCTTATCGGCATCGCGTCGGGTTTGTATTCTTCGATTTTCAACGCGTCGATGGTTCTGGTCGCATGGCACAACGCGGACGAAAAGAAGACTGCAACCGCGACGCCGCGGACCGCAACTGCCCCACGCACACCAGCGCGTCCGGCGTCGCCCTCGGCTCCCGTTGCGGCTCCGCCGGTGGCTTCCGGCTCGCTCGCCACCCGCGCTCTACAAGATGGCGAAGTTGCGGGCGAAACAGCCGAAGCCCGCGCACGCCGCGAATCCTTGAAAGCACGTTCCAAGCGTCGTTTCTAATTCTCTAAGTACGGTCGAATTCGACCGTACTTCTGCTATGCAATCTCTCACGCCGTATTTGCCACACATCGTCCTTGGTCTCGTCATATTTTCACTGGTGCAGTTTTTCCTCCTGCTCGGTGCGAACAGCCGTATTTCGCAGCAAAGCAAATTGCTTCGCAACCTTCTAACCGGCCCTAACGGCGACGATCTGGAAACAATGCTGCGCCGTTGTCTTGAAGAAAGCAAAGGAAGCCTGGCGCGCTGCGACATGCTGGAAGCCAGCGTCAGTGAACTGGCGGGCGCGATGCGCGGCTGTGTCCAAAAGATGGGCCTTGTGCGTTACGATGCGTTTCCCGATGTTTCGGGCGCGCAGAGTTTTTCGCTGTGCTTCCTTGATGACCGCCATAACGGCGCGATTGTTACGGGCTTATTGGGGCGCAATGACGGGCGTTGTTACGGAAAGGCCGTTTTCGCCGGTGCGACCGAAACCACGCTTTCGGAAGAAGAAAATTCGGCCCTGCAAATGGCGCTTCACGGCGGCTTGACTCAAAGCGGCAGTGAAGAGCGCGAATTGCCACGTCGGGGCCGCCGGGGAGCTGCAACTCGTGCATAATTCGAATGCGCCGGTTGTGAGAATAAAGCGTTTGCCGCATGGCGACGGCTTGGAATTACCGCGCTACGAAACCGTCGGCGCCGCTGGGATGGATGTGCGCGCGGCAGAAGATCTGGTTCTCGCCGCGGGAGCTACGGCACTCGTTGCCACCGGTTTTGCGCTTGCGGTGCCGGTTGGCTGGGAAGCGCAATTGCGCCCGCGTTCGGGACTGGCTTTGAAGCATGGCTTGACGTTACTCAATTCTCCGGCGACAATAGATGCCGACTATCGTGGCGAAGTCAAAGTTATTCTGACGAACTTGGGGACTAGCGACTTCGCCATTGCACGCGGCGACCGCGTTGCGCAGATGGTTATCGCACAAGCGCCGCAAGCGCAATTGCAGGTTGTGGAAGAACTCGACGAAACCGCCCGTGGTGCTGGTGGCTTCGGTTCGACGGGTGTTTAAAAAAGTACGGTCGAATTCGGCTTTACTTCATATTTGTTGTCCACACGGGCGCGCTTATCGCTTACAATAGCGGCGGCGCGGCGCAGTGGATATTTGGGGAGATGGCAGAGCGGTCGAATGCGACGGTCTTGAAAACCGTTGAGGCGCAAGTCTCCGGGGGTTCGAATCCCTCTCTCCCCGTTTGTATTGCCAATGTCGCGCTGGTCGGCCCTCGTTTTGCGAAAAGGTGACAGCATGAGTTGGAGTTTAGAAATCTATCAAAGCCGCGACACGCGGCCTACACAGCAGGAACTGACCGAGGCGTTGAAAGAGATCGCGCCCTCGTTGTCGGTGTGCGAAGAAAGCATCGACGAACCGAACAGCGCCCGCTTTTCCCTGTGCGACAGTGAAGGAAAGCGACTCGTCTGGGTTCATATCGCCAGCTTCACTTCGGAATGCGACGCCGATTCTGAACTGGTATCGGTTCTCGAACGCGAGATATCCGAGTCCGATGCTGACGATGGCGACCTGGACGAAAACTACACCGCTCGCTTGAAAGACTTGTTGCGTTCGGCACGGTGGCACGTTACTTTTTCCGCCGCTCAGAAAGATGTTCCCGAACAAGAAACAGCTGTCGTGCGCTCGACGTACGCCGCATCAAAAATCGGCAGCGGCCTCATTCACGACCTGCAAAGCGGCGCATGGATGGATTCCGATTTGTTCGAGGAAATGCTCGACGCTTACGCAGCCGCCGCTCCATTTTAAGCTTGACAAAGCAAAAGAGTACGGTCGAAATCGACCGTACTCTTTTTTGCGTTATTTTTCGGGGCCGGGCCGCGTTTCGTTGAACTGATGCGCGGCGGCATCATTGGGCGCGGTGAGCGACGAAGGGGCGAGCGGAGAAAAGCTTTCCATGCCCCGCATCTTTTCGCGCGTCGCGTCCGGCCCCGTTCCGTCAGGCAAAACGCGATTGAGCAGCGCCAGAACATCGGTCGTAACGCCGGGAAACAAAACGCCCAGCGCTGTTGCGATTTGAGCGCGCCTCGACAATACAGCTTCGGCGTCGCCGCGCTTGCAGCATTCGATGATTTCCCGTGCCGCACGCGGCACGCTCATCGAGAATAGCGGGCTGCTGCTCATCATTGAACCCAGCGCAAATTCGGTTTTGTGGTCGCCGCGAAATGTCGCGTGATACAGGCTGCCGGTTCGCAAAAGTGTCGGATAAATCGCCGAAATATAAACCCCGTCTTTGGCGAATTCGGCGCGCAAGCCTTTGCTTAAACCAGCGATGGCGTGTTTGCTGGCTGTGTAAGGCGTCATGTGCGGCGGCGCGAACTTACCGGCAAAACTAGAGACGTTCACGATGCGACCGAAATGTCGGGCGCGCATTTGTGGCGCGACAGCATAAGTCAGATACAACGGGCCCCAGAAATGGCCGCGCATTGCTTCCTCGTAATCAGCCATCGTCATCAGTTCAGCCGGCCCAATTTGAATGCTCGCCGCATTATTGATGAGGACATCAATCGGGCCAAGGCGCTGCGTCACGTCGGCAACTAGTTTCTCGCACTGTGCCTGCTCGCCGATGTCGCATACGAAGGTTTCGACACTGGCGCCTGCTCCCATCAGTTGTAGGCGGGCGCGTTCGAGTTCGTCGGCATCGCGCGCGCAAATTGCTACCTGCGCGCCTTCTCCGCGCGCGGGAGCCGACGCAAGTTGGCGCGCCAGTTCCAGCCCCAGTCCGCGCGAACCGCCGGTTATCAGCACGACTTTTCCGTCGAGTTCGATGCTCCGCGCACGCCGTGCGGCTTCACGCCCGACGGCCCATGCCAGACTTCCGGCGCCCAACCACAACGCCGCTTTCTGTTTCGTTTTCATAGGCGCCAAGCGATGCCAAGCATGTGCCAAAAAGTACAGTCGGTTTCGACCGTACTTTTGAAGGGTTGAGACCGACTTTAACGCACGAGCGTCTGGGCTTGCCCTTCTAATGACCTGCCGGATAGGTCCTGCAAGTCATAATGGATGGTAACGCGTGAACCTTTTAATAGTCCCCCTGTATCGAGAACAATTTGAGCGGCAGAGGGATGCTGCACTCTGGCTACGTCGATAGCAGTGCCGCCTGATTCGACCTGAAAATCGCTGTTAGTTGGCGTGGGGGACACGGCACCTGTAAAAGTTAGAAGTATTTGTTTGTTGCTTGCAGCAACGCTCGAAAGCACGATATTCGACGGTTGGGCGGCCACAATGCTACCGTATCGCACGGTGACCCTCTTATCGGCTCGTGCCTTGGTGCCATCAGCAAAGTAGGCAAAGGCAACGACACTATATTTTCCGTTCAAAAGCTTGCTGACCGGAACCGACTCGTTTCCTTCCCACTTGTTGTTGTAATGAAAAGCCGTGAAATACGATACTGATTTCACCCAAGCCGTCTCCGACCAGTAATAGCCGTCGCTCTCCCGCCGCAGGTAAACGATAATCCGCGTTACGGGCGTCCTTCCCGATACCTGCCCTCTGGTGTCCAAGGTAGGAGCTCCACTATCGGTTGGACTTTCCACAGTAAAAATGACTGGTTGCGTACTAATTGTAAAGCTCTGCTTAACACTCGATTGATTGCCCGCGTAATCGACGACCGATGCAGAAAGACTATAGGTTCCTGGCAGCCATTCTGCGCCTGATGGTAGGCTTGAATTAATGGATTCCGTGGGGCCAAAAGTTAATGGAAATTGATGAGTCGTACCCCAGCGTGAGCCATTCCAATGCAAACCGTCGCTGTTTCGCCGCAAAAGAATAGATCCTGAAGCAGCACGAGAACCATAGTCGTCGACTTCAACCGAGATTTCGGACAGTCCGGCAACTGTAGCACCGGGCGGTGGATTAACGATACGAATGGCAGGTGGCGTATCGTCGATTATTGCATAAATTTCCGCCGTATTATTTTCGTAATAAAGCTCTGAGCTACTTGTCGAAGCCATCACCGTTCCATACAAGCGATCTTCCAATGGATCTGCTTCAACCTGCACCACGATTTCAAAATTTGCATCCGAAGAACCGGCACCGTGCAGAATGACTGCGCCCGGTCCCGAGCTATCTGTTTTCCAAATTTGGCAACCACCATCGAAGTTCTTTGTAAAGTAGAGCATCGTGCCAATAGCCGCGTGTTGGGAACCTATGGTCCCCAAAGAGGCAACCGGCCTAACTCCCGCATTTGTCCCATCGGTCTTGAAAAGCATCAGTCGATTGTCTTCAAAGCTTTCGAAATACAAGGTGCCATTAACGCGGTCCAACCAACGAACATCAGCCGGTAAATTAGTGGTTCGAGATGTTCCCAATGTCGTCCCATCCGTCTTCCAGAGTTCTTTCCCATGAGTCGTATCGGTACCGATGAAGAAAATAGTTTTGTCGCGTTTTTTAAGGTCGCCGACCATCCCGGAACCCTCGCCCGGGATGATATCTTTCACAAGAGATAGGGTTGAGCCGTCAGTTTTCCAAAGTTCATTACCAATAAATTTTGCTCCCAGAGCGCCTTCTGCGGTAAAGAAACCCATACCATTCATGACAGTAAATCGGGAAAAATGGTTGACGGAATTATCTGCGAAAGCGAACGTGCCTGCCTCGGTGCCATCGGTTTTATAAAAGTGAAATGCGTTGCCATCATGCGCACTGAAATAGACCGCACTGTTCAAAGGCGCGATATAGTAACCGCCGGAACCTTGCCCGCCGGGAGCGATGTCTTTCACAAGCGAGGTGCCCTGCTCCGTGCCGTCCGACTTCCATAATTCTCGGCCCGTGACTCCGTCGTTACCTACAAAGAAGAATTGTCCGTTCGCCGCGCAGACTGTCGCCAGTTCGGAGAATCGTCGAGTGGAAACACGAACCGTTCCGATGCTTGTCCCATCGGTTTTCCACAACTGCGAGCCGGTCGAGGCATAGCTCATAAAGAACAGGGTGCCGTTGACTTCTGTGAGGCGGCCGGGATTT
The Abditibacteriaceae bacterium DNA segment above includes these coding regions:
- a CDS encoding DUF4446 family protein, with the protein product MQSLTPYLPHIVLGLVIFSLVQFFLLLGANSRISQQSKLLRNLLTGPNGDDLETMLRRCLEESKGSLARCDMLEASVSELAGAMRGCVQKMGLVRYDAFPDVSGAQSFSLCFLDDRHNGAIVTGLLGRNDGRCYGKAVFAGATETTLSEEENSALQMALHGGLTQSGSEERELPRRGRRGAATRA
- the dut gene encoding dUTP diphosphatase → MHNSNAPVVRIKRLPHGDGLELPRYETVGAAGMDVRAAEDLVLAAGATALVATGFALAVPVGWEAQLRPRSGLALKHGLTLLNSPATIDADYRGEVKVILTNLGTSDFAIARGDRVAQMVIAQAPQAQLQVVEELDETARGAGGFGSTGV
- a CDS encoding SDR family oxidoreductase, producing MKTKQKAALWLGAGSLAWAVGREAARRARSIELDGKVVLITGGSRGLGLELARQLASAPARGEGAQVAICARDADELERARLQLMGAGASVETFVCDIGEQAQCEKLVADVTQRLGPIDVLINNAASIQIGPAELMTMADYEEAMRGHFWGPLYLTYAVAPQMRARHFGRIVNVSSFAGKFAPPHMTPYTASKHAIAGLSKGLRAEFAKDGVYISAIYPTLLRTGSLYHATFRGDHKTEFALGSMMSSSPLFSMSVPRAAREIIECCKRGDAEAVLSRRAQIATALGVLFPGVTTDVLALLNRVLPDGTGPDATREKMRGMESFSPLAPSSLTAPNDAAAHQFNETRPGPEK
- a CDS encoding ELWxxDGT repeat protein is translated as MKLNKKGCPFVWGVLWILATFVTHASAQDLNVRVDYPRYLHNNKQYVYTVRLRNLAPGDALDTVLSHDIPTGTRFVSARQTSGSQTFTLTTPGVGGTGTIRASRSSMAGSKILTSVEAFTPLNSEVIFKANNGVHGQELWKTGGTRETTALLKDIFRGSNSSSIGLLVAYKGFLFFNATDESGPGLWRTDGTAAGTVRIAPSQSINPGRLTEVNGTLFFMSYASTGSQLWKTDGTSIGTVRVSTRRFSELATVCAANGQFFFVGNDGVTGRELWKSDGTEQGTSLVKDIAPGGQGSGGYYIAPLNSAVYFSAHDGNAFHFYKTDGTEAGTFAFADNSVNHFSRFTVMNGMGFFTAEGALGAKFIGNELWKTDGSTLSLVKDIIPGEGSGMVGDLKKRDKTIFFIGTDTTHGKELWKTDGTTLGTSRTTNLPADVRWLDRVNGTLYFESFEDNRLMLFKTDGTNAGVRPVASLGTIGSQHAAIGTMLYFTKNFDGGCQIWKTDSSGPGAVILHGAGSSDANFEIVVQVEADPLEDRLYGTVMASTSSSELYYENNTAEIYAIIDDTPPAIRIVNPPPGATVAGLSEISVEVDDYGSRAASGSILLRRNSDGLHWNGSRWGTTHQFPLTFGPTESINSSLPSGAEWLPGTYSLSASVVDYAGNQSSVKQSFTISTQPVIFTVESPTDSGAPTLDTRGQVSGRTPVTRIIVYLRRESDGYYWSETAWVKSVSYFTAFHYNNKWEGNESVPVSKLLNGKYSVVAFAYFADGTKARADKRVTVRYGSIVAAQPSNIVLSSVAASNKQILLTFTGAVSPTPTNSDFQVESGGTAIDVARVQHPSAAQIVLDTGGLLKGSRVTIHYDLQDLSGRSLEGQAQTLVR